A portion of the Oryzias melastigma strain HK-1 linkage group LG1, ASM292280v2, whole genome shotgun sequence genome contains these proteins:
- the LOC112157434 gene encoding transcription activator BRG1 isoform X2: MSTPDPPMGGTPRPGPGPSPGPGPSPGAMLGPSPGPSPGSSHSMMGPSPGPPSSGHSQPGPSGYGSDNMHQMHKPIEGIHDKSMSEESRFNQMKNLSMRQGGHTGMGPPPSPLDQHSQGYHSPLGGSDHSSPAASNGPPSGPLLPSSLSSSSSSAGPGSSSTSLDGPGGEQHSMGPNNRSGPPSSSGPGPSPGPSLGSNTPSLGSGLETAGLAGPGGPGGPTPFTQNQLHQLRAQIMAYKMLARGQPLPDHLQMAVQGKRPMPGMQQQPMSSLGPGGGGGPGGGPAGPGPGPMSSGYSRAHGMMGPNMPPPGPSGTPVGMQGQNPNGPPKSWPEGPMVNAAAPSNAPQKLIPPQPTGRPSPAPPSVPPAASPVMPPQTQSPGQPAQPTPMMPYHAKQNRITPIQKPCGLDPVEILQEREYRLQARIAHRIAELENLPGSLAGDLRTKATIELKALRLLNFQRQLRQEVVVCMRRDTALETALDAKAYKRSKRQSLREARITEKLEKQQKIEQERKRRQKHQEYLNSILQHAKDFKEYHRSITGKIQKLTKAVATYHANTEREQKKENERIEKERMRRLMAEDEEGYRKLIDQKKDKRLAYLLQQTDEYVANLTELVRAHKAAQALKEKKKKKKKKKKMESAEGQTPALGPDGEPLDETSQMSDLPVKVIHVDSGNILTGVDAPKAGQLETWLEMNPGYEVAPRSDSEDSEDEEEEEEEEEEPQPSSTSVDDKKKITDPDSEDVSEVDVRHIIENAKQDVDDEYSGAAFARGLQSYYAVAHAVTEKVEKQSTLLINGQLKQYQIKGLEWLVSLYNNNLNGILADEMGLGKTIQTIALITYLMEHKRLNGPYLIIVPLSTLSNWVYEFDKWAPSVVKVSYKGSPAARRAFVPQLRSGKFNVLLTTYEYIIKDKQVLAKIRWKYMIVDEGHRMKNHHCKLTQVLNTHYLAPRRVLLTGTPLQNKLPELWALLNFLLPTIFKSCSTFEQWFNAPFAMTGEKVDLNEEETILIIRRLHKVLRPFLLRRLKKEVEAQLPEKVEYVIKCDMSSLQRVLYRHMQAKGVLLTDGSEKDKKGKGGTKTLMNTIMQLRKICNHPYMFQQIEESFSEHLGFSGGIVQGADLYRASGKFEVLDRILPKLRATNHKVLLFCQMTSLMTIMEDYFAYRSFKYLRLDGTTKAEDRGMLLKTFNDPESEYFIFLLSTRAGGLGLNLQSADTVVIFDSDWNPHQDLQAQDRAHRIGQQNEVRVLRLCTVNSVEEKILAAAKYKLNVDQKVIQAGMFDQKSSSHERRAFLQAILEHEEQDEEEDEVPDDETVNQMIARSEEEFELFMRMDLDRRREEARNPRRKPRLMEEDELPTWIMKDDAEVERLTCEEEEEKMFGRGSRQRKEVDYSDSLTEKQWLKAIEEGTLEEVEEEVRHKKTTRKRKRDRDLDLPGPSSSCGSRGRGDKDDDGKRQRKRGRPPVEKLSPNPPALTKKMRKIVDAVIKYKDSASGRQLSEVFIQLPSRKELPEYYELIRKPVDFRKIKERIRSHRYRSLGDLERDVMLLFQNAQTFNLEGSLIYEDSIVLQSVFTSLRQKIEKEEESEGEDSEEEEDEQDEGSESESRSVKVKIRLGRKDKGGDRGKGRSRRTGRTRAKPVVSDDDSEEEQEEVGVSVSHSHIHTDTLVIDAEMLKFISS, translated from the exons ATGTCCACTCCTGATCCCCCTATGGGGGGCACCCCTCGCCCCGGTCCTGGACCCTCCCCTGGGCCGGGCCCCTCACCCGGTGCCATGCTGGGCCCCAGCCCCGGGCCCTCTCCGGGCTCCTCTCACAGCATGATGGGGCCCAGTCCTGGCCCTCCTTCCTCTGGACATTCCCAGCCAGGCCCCTCTGGATACGGGTCGGACAACATGCACCAGATGCACAAA CCCATAGAGGGCATTCACGACAAGAGCATGAGCGAGGAAAGCCGCTTCAACCAAATGAAGAATCTGTCCATGAGACAGGGCGGGCACACTGGTATGGGCCCCCCTCCTAGTCCTCTGGACCAACACTCGCAAG GTTACCACTCCCCATTAGGAGGTTCTGACCACTCCAGCCCCGCTGCTTCAAACGGTCCCCCATCGGGTCCCCTTCTGCCATCATCTCTATCATCGTCCTCTTCTTCTGCCGGTCCTGGATCGTCCTCCACTTCCCTCGATGGTCCAGGTGGAGAACAGCACAGCATGGGGCCTAATAACAGGTCTGGACCCCCTAGCAGTTCTGGACCCGGTCCCAGCCCCGGCCCCAGTCTTGGCTCCAACACTCCCAGCCTTGGTTCTGGCCTTGAAACTGCTGGTCTAGCAGGTCCTGGAGGCCCCGGTGGCCCAACTCCTTTCACCCAGAACCAGCTTCACCAACTCAGAGCCCAAATCATGGCTTATAAGATGCTGGCTCGTGGGCAACCCCTGCCCGACCACCTTCAGATGGCTGTCCAGGGAAAGAGGCCAATGCCAGGAATGCAGCAGCAGCCGATGTCCAGCCTGGGtcctggaggtggaggaggaccaGGAGGTGGACCAGCAGGACCAGGACCAGGGCCAATGAGCTCAGGTTACAGCCGAGCTCATG GAATGATGGGTCCCAACATGCCTCCCCCAGGTCCATCAGGGACTCCTGTTGGGATGCAAGGACAAAACCCAAACGGACCACCCAAGTCCTGGCCTGAAG GCCCCATGGTGAATGCAGCAGCACCCTCCAATGCCCCCCAAAAGCTGATCCCCCCTCAACCCACCGGCAGGCCCTCTCCTGCTCCGCCTTCTGTTCCCCCGGCTGCCTCCCCCGTAATGCCCCCGCAGACCCAATCCCCCGGCCAGCCAGCACAGCCTACTCCCATGATGCCTTACCACGCCAAGCAGAACCGCATCACCCCCATCCAGAAACCCTGTGGCCTCGACCCCGTGGAGATTCTGCAGGAGCGGGAGTACAG GTTACAAGCTCGTATTGCTCATCGCATAGCTGAACTGGAGAACCTGCCAGGTTCTCTGGCTGGAGATCTACGTACCAAAGCTACTATCGAGCTCAAAGCCCTCCGACTGCTTAACTTCCAGAGGCAG CTGCGTCAAGAAGTGGTCGTCTGCATGCGGCGTGACACGGCCTTAGAGACTGCTCTTGACGCCAAGGCCTACAAGAGGAGCAAGCGTCAGTCTCTGCGGGAGGCCCGCATCACCGAAAAGCTGGAGAAGCAACAGAAGATCGAGCAGGAACGCAAACGCAGGCAGAAGCATCAG GAGTACCTCAACAGCATCCTCCAGCATGCCAAAGACTTCAAGGAGTACCACCGGTCCATCACAGGCAAAATTCAGAAGCTAACCAAAGCCGTGGCCACGTACCACGCCAACACCGAGCGCGAGCAGAAGAAAGAGAACGAGCGCATTGAGAAAGAGAGGATGAGGAGGCTGATG GCGGAGGATGAGGAGGGCTACCGTAAACTAATCGACCAGAAGAAGGACAAACGCCTGGCCTACTTGCTGCAGCAAACAGACGAGTATGTGGCCAACCTCACCGAGCTGGTCAGAGCCCACAAAGCTGCTCAGGCgctgaaggagaaaaagaagaagaagaagaaaaagaagaag ATGGAGAGCGCAGAAGGCCAGACTCCTGCATTGGGGCCTGATGGAGAG CCGTTGGATGAGACGAGTCAGATGAGTGACCTTCCTGTGAAGGTCATCCACGTGGACAGCGGGAATATTCTGACCGGAGTGGACGCCCCTAAAGCTGGACAGCTGGAAACCTGGCTGGAGATGAACCCTGG TTATGAAGTGGCTCCACGTTCAGATAGTGAAGACagtgaagatgaggaggaagaggag gaagaggaggaggagccccAGCCTTCAAGCACTTCAGTAGATGACAAAAAGAAGATCACCGATCCCGACAGCGAGGACGTGTCCGAGGTGGATGTCCGGCACATCATCGA GAACGCTAAACAGGATGTTGACGACGAGTACAGCGGTGCAGCTTTCGCCCGAGGCCTCCAGTCGTATTACGCTGTGGCTCACGCCGTCACAGAGAAGGTGGAAAAACAATCTACTTTACTGATCAACGGACAGCTCAAACAGTATCAG ATTAAAGGTCTGGAGTGGCTTGTTTCGCTTTACAACAACAACTTGAATGGGATCCTGGCAGATGAGATGGGTTTAGGAAAAACCATCCAAACTATCGCTCTGATCACGTACCTCATGGAGCACAAACGGCTCAACGGGCCCTACCTCATCATTGTACCCCTCTC AACTCTGTCTAACTGGGTGTATGAGTTTGACAAGTGGGCGCCATCGGTGGTGAAAGTGTCCTACAAG ggGTCTCCTGCTGCTAGAAGAGCCTTTGTTCCTCAGCTGCGAAGTGGCAAGTTTAACGTTTTACTCACCACCTATGAGTATATCATCAAGGACAAACAAGTGTTGGCCAAG ATCCGATGGAAGTACATGATCGTGGATGAGGGCCACCGCATGAAGAACCACCACTGTAAACTCACCCAGGTCCTCAACACTCATTACCTTGCTCCAAGGCGGGTCCTGCTGACCGGGACTCCTCTGCAAAACAAACTACCTGAGCTGTGGGCGCTTCTCAACTTCCTTTTGCCCACCATTTTCAAGAGCTGCAGCACTTTTGAGCAGTGGTTTAATGCCCCTTTTGCAATGACTGGAGAGAAG gTGGATCTAAATGAAGAGGAGACGATTTTGATTATTCGTCGTCTGCATAAAGTGTTGCGTCCCTTCCTGCTGCGCAGGTTAAAGAAAGAAGTGGAGGCACAGCTGCCAGAGAAG GTGGAGTACGTCATCAAATGTGACATGTCGTCTCTCCAGAGGGTTCTGTACAGACACATGCAGGCCAAGGGGGTCCTGCTGACTGACGGATCAGAGAAGGACAAAAAG GGTAAAGGAGGGACAAAGACACTGATGAACACCATCATGCAGCTGAGGAAAATTTGTAATCATCCTTACATGTTCCAGCAAATTGAG GAATCATTTTCTGAGCATTTAGGATTTTCTGGTGGAATAGTCCAGGG TGCGGATTTGTATCGAGCGTCAGGAAAGTTCGAGGTGTTGGATCGAATTCTACCAAAGCTGAGAGCTACAAACCACAAAGTGCTGCTCTTCTGTCAGATGACCTCACTCATGACCATCATGGAGGACTACTTTGCTTACCGCAGCTTCAAATACCTGCGTCTGGATG GCACGACTAAAGCTGAAGACAGAGGAATGCTGCTGAAGACATTTAACGATCCTGAGTCGGAATACTTCATTTTCCTTCTGAGCACGAGAGCCGGAGGCCTCGGCCTCAACCTGCAGTCAGCTGATACTGTAGTTATTTTTGACTCTGACTGGAACCCACATCAG GACCTGCAGGCTCAGGACCGAGCTCACCGCATCGGTCAGCAGAACGAGGTGCGAGTGCTTCGCCTCTGCACGGTCAACAGCGTGGAAGAGAAAATCCTGGCTGCGGCCAAATACAAACTCAATGTGGACCAGAAGGTCATCCAGGCCGGCATGTTCGACCAAAAGTCTTCCAGTCATGAGCGCAGGGCCTTCCTGCAGGCCATCCTGGAGCACGAGGAGCAAGACGAG gaggaggatgaggtCCCGGATGACGAGACGGTCAACCAGATGATTGCCAGGAGCGAAGAGGAGTTTGAGCTGTTTATG CGCATGGACCTGGATCGGCGCCGCGAGGAGGCCCGCAACCCCCGCCGTAAACCCCGTCTGATGGAGGAAGATGAACTTCCCACCTGGATCATGAAGGACGATGCTGAGGTTGAGCGGCTGAcctgtgaggaggaggaagagaaaatGTTTGGACGAGGTTCTCGGCAGCGAAAGGAGGTGGACTACAGCGACTCCCTGACAGAGAAGCAGTGGCTCAAG GCGATCGAGGAGGGCACGCTTGAGGAGGTAGAGGAAGAGGTTCGCCACAAAAAGACAACCCGTAAACGGAAAAGGGACCGGGACCTGGACCTCCCCGGACCCTCGTCCTCCTGCGGGAGCCGTGGACGAGGCGACAAAGACGACGACGGGAAGCGGCAGAGAAAAAGGGGGCGACCGCCTGTTGAGAAACTCTCCCCCAACCCTCCTGCTCTCACAAAGAAGATGAGGAAAATTGTGGATGCTGTCATCAAATACAAAGACAg TGCCAGCGGACGCCAGTTGAGTGAAGTGTTCATCCAGCTGCCGTCTCGAAAAGAGCTGCCGGAGTATTATGAACTGATCCGCAAGCCGGTGGACTTCAGGAAGATCAAG GAGAGGATTCGGAGTCATCGTTACCGTAGTCTGGGTGACCTGGAGAGGGACGTGATGCTGCTGTTCCAAAACGCTCAGACCTTCAACCTGGAGGGTTCTCTG ATATATGAGGACTCCATCGTGCTCCAGTCTGTCTTCACCAGCTTGAGGCAGAAGATCGAGAAAGAGGAAGAAAGCGAAGGGGAGgacagtgaggaggaggaggacgagcaGGACGAAGGATCGGAGTCTGAGT CTCGCTCTGTGAAAGTGAAAATTCGTTTAGGTAGAAAGGATAAAGGTGGAGATCGAGGGAAGGGTCGCAGCAGACGAACGGGACGCACCAGAGCCAAACCCGTTGTTAGTGACGATGActcagaggaggagcaggaggaggtagGCGTGTCTGTGtctcactctcacattcacacagacACCTTAGTCATAGACGCAGAAATGTTAAAGTTTATAAGCAgctga